A genomic window from Amia ocellicauda isolate fAmiCal2 chromosome 15, fAmiCal2.hap1, whole genome shotgun sequence includes:
- the prrt1 gene encoding proline-rich transmembrane protein 1: MSSEKHGLDDSNRHPMSPPPYIPSQQDGSTMPPPPPPHFNPQPSYPPGPPPPGPEGYMQETQFHSQFPPPPSGPPPPAPQGYTIQTQGASGAMHPPPPPAGYLHPGYPLQLQPCTAYLPVYPLGTSGQPYMQGGPGHPGVAPGQMPLQMPPGITLMEPRRPPHDYLPIAVLTTVCCFWPTGIIAIIKAVQVRTAIARGDMVSAEIASREARNFSFISLAVGIASMVLCTILTVVVIIASQHHDDEWEP; encoded by the exons ATGTCCTCAGAGAAGCACG gCTTAGACGACAGCAACCGCCACCCCATGTCCCCTCCACCATACATCCCCTCCCAGCAGGATGGGAGTACCATGCCCCCTCCCCCGCCACCCCACTTCAACCCCCAACCCTCTTACCCTCCCgggcccccccc CCCAGGGCCCGAGGGATACATGCAGGAGACCCAGTTCCACAGCCAGTTCCCCCCCCCGCCCTCcggtcccccccccccagctccccAGGGCTACACCATCCAGACCCAGGGGGCGAGCGGAGCCATgcacccccccccgcccccggcCGGGTACCTCCACCCTGGGTACCCCCTTCAGCTGCAGCCCTGCACTGCCTACTTGCCTGTGTACCCACTGGGGACCTCT gGGCAACCCTACATGCAAGGGGGGCCAGGGCATCCAGGAGTTGCCCCAGGGCAGATGCCCCTGCAGATGCCCCCTGGTATTACTCTGATGGAGCCACGCCGCCCCCCCCATGATTACCTGCCTATTGCTGTGCTGACGACTGTGTGCTGCTTCTGGCCCACAGGCATCATCGCCATCATCAAGGCTGTGCAG GTGCGGACGGCCATTGCCCGTGGCGACATGGTCTCTGCAGAGATCGCGTCTCGTGAGGCACGGAACTTCTCGTTCATCAGCCTGGCTGTGGGCATCGCCTCCATGGTCCTCTGCACCATCCTCACTGTCGTAGTCATCATTGCCTCTCAGCACCACGACGACGAGTGGGAGCCCTAG